A window of Sphingobacterium kitahiroshimense genomic DNA:
TCGATCCAGAATAGCTTTACTGAAGGAATTCCTTCGAGATACTGGATGAATTGGTCAACGGAGAAACCGTTGTTGCCATCCACTAAAATACCGCAATCTGGAAAGGCTTTTGCGACGGCATTGGTAACATCGATATCACGCTGTAGGCCTTCTTTATAGGGCATCCATTTATAACCTCTACCGATTTTGAGTTTGAACTGTCGATATCCTACTTCGTAATCATACCGACATTCTTCGAGTATACGGTCGATACCTGCAGGCTTTTCCGAGGGCTCGAGATCATCAAAGTAGATCATACCACTATAGTAATCGGTTAGATACGGTGTTTTTCGACCAAGTATTTGATAAACCGGTTTCTGCAATATAATACCCGCGAGATCATGGAGAGCCATGTCAAAAGGGATATGTCTAGCTTCTAAAGTTCCGATATCAGATGCAAAAATCTCGGATACTTTTTTACCCAGTAGTTCTTTTGCGATCTGCTCTGCATCTCTTCTTGATCCGCGGAGTGAGGCCCATCCCATCGCGCCTTTGTCTGTTGTAATACAGCAGATCTCGACATTGGGGCCATATCCATGGAGGTCAAGGCGTGCATTTTTTCCGACAAGTCGGGGATATTTCATCTGAACAGTGGAATATTTGATTTCCTGGATCCGATGATAGGACAATTCTTTATCCTGCGATTTATTGTCTAGGAGAGAGGTCAGCGTCATGGCATGTCCTGTTCCATTATACAGTATTGCAGAAGCCATGCCTACGTTTAAAGCCTGTAAAAATGTTCTTCTTTTCATATTTGGTTTATTTTTGATTTTAATTAACTAACCAATAATTCTTATACGATTATTTTTACCCTCACTCAACCGCTTCCTGATTGCTTCATCGAGACATCGCAAAACGAAATGGGCTAGCAATAAAGGCAGTACCATACCTCAAGCAATGACCAGAACCATTTAAGTTTATCAGTTCTTTTTAATACGATAAACGATTGAATTAAAGTATCATCGTATTTTTTGAAAGTTACATCAAAATATAAAAATCATTATAGCACATTTGTTTCAATCGATTTCCAAATCGTATCATTATTATATAAAAGACATATATGATTTTTCATTAATGTATTCTGGGAGGAGTATTGATAAAGTCAGAAATAATTCAAATTTGTTAATGGTCTTAATATATTAAACCTAAAGAAGCTAGCTTTTTTACTGCTGTGTAAGTGTCCATATCATTTCCCTTACAGGTTTGGTGGGATCTTCCATGACCCCTTCGGTCATGAGAAATTACTCTATATCTTTTTACAGGAAAACATCATCTGTGCATCCCAATCATCTAAAACTGCTGTTATCTAGATGAACTTCATCTCTGTGGCTTTATGAATTAAGGAGGCTGTATTGACTACCCCAAATTTCTGTAGCAAATTTCGGCGATGGCTCTCGACTGTTAATGGACTGATGAACATGTGTTCGCCGATTTTTGCTGTAGTATGCCCCTGGGCCATCAGCTTGAGTACCTCGCGCTCGCGTTGGCTAACGGATGGTATGTGGTCTTTCTTATTGCTTAAGATAAAGCTCATCTCCTTGCTTAGCACCTGCTCGCCCCTTACCACAGCCTTTATTCCTTCGATCAATTCGTCGGTAGATACATTTTTTAGCAGATATCCCATTGCTCCGGCTTTTAACATACGTAATGCGATGCTTTCTTCGTTGTGGTTGCTGATCGCAATGATCTGGGTCTCTGGATATTTTTTTTTGATGATTTCTGTTGCATCAATACCATTCATCTCGGGCATATTGATGTCCATAAGAACCACATCTACGGCTTCGGCTGCTAAAAATTCGAAAGCGTCTTCCGCGCTGTTAAATGAACCGCGTAGTTTGATTGTCGAAGTGTTTTTCAAGATAAACTCGAAGCCATTGAGTACGAGTGGATGATCATCGATGATAATTACTGAAATCATATTATTTGATTAGTTCAAATTGAATGTGAAAAGATGCGCCTTTACCTATGGCAGCATCAATTTCTAAGCGGCCATTTAAAATATCTACTCGGTTACGGATATTAGATAATCCTATTCCTCCCTGTTTGGAGTCCTGCATAGACGGATCAAATCCCTTGCCGTTATCTTCAACGGTGATATAAAAATAATGATCTGCCTCCGAACATTGCACCCAGATCTGGGTTGCACCGCTGTGTTTTAACGCATTGGTGAGCAGTTCCTGCACGATACGATATACAGCAATCAGAAAAGACTGGGGGTAATCTGACTGCAAGTTAGTGGCTTGAAAATCTATCTTTAGCTGCGGTTGATTCATCGCATTGCATAGATCGCGTAGGGATAACTCCAGTCCCATGTACAATAAAGACTCGGGCATCATATTTCGGGCTATTCGTCGAAGTTCATTCACCGAATCGTCCATTTGATTGATAATTGTATATAAATCCATTGCTGAATCTGTTTGTGGCTGTACTTTCGCCTCTCTATTTGCAACAGCTGACAATTTGAGCTTTACGCTGGCTAGCATACCACCTAGACCGTCATGTAGATCGCGTGCTATACGGCTGCGTTCTCGCTCTTGTCCTTGAACCATGGCATTGAAGAGGTTAAGTTTTTCCCGTTGTGACGCTAGCTTTTTTCTGTTTCTGGACGATATGTACCAAATGAGACTGAGCATACCCAGTATAATTGACGTGAGCAGGAAAATGCCGGCAAACAGGCGTGTGCGCTGCATTTTAAGCTGTTGCTGCTGATGGGCTGCTTTTACGCGGAGGAGTTCATTTTCTTTCTCACTGGTCTGATATTTCTTTTCCAGTTCCAGCGTGAGCGCCGTGCCTTTATCTGCAAGAAGGGTATCGAGTACAATTTTATGTTTTTCAAACCATTTTACAGCCTCCTGATAGGCTCCTAGCTGTACCGCAGTAGTTGCTAGATTATAATAAACCATTTCTTTATTCTTCAACGAAGGATTTTTTTCGATGTAGGGAAGCACTTCACGCAGTTTCTTCATCGCTGATGCGGGCTTGTTTGCTGTTTGAAATGCCGCGGATTGGCTGAATAGTATAGAGGCAACCATATCGCTGTTATGCTGCTCTTTTGCGCCCACCAGTGCTTTTTCGAAATAAATATGGGCAAGGTCGAAATCTCGTTGTTTTTCCCAATAGCTTCCTTCTACGCTGTAATAGGTTGGGAGGTAGGAAGAAGCTGATACTGATTTTGAGGTATGGGAAGCACTGTCTAAAAAGATTCGGGAATGTGTATATTTATTATTGAGCAACGCGTTGCGTGC
This region includes:
- a CDS encoding response regulator transcription factor translates to MISVIIIDDHPLVLNGFEFILKNTSTIKLRGSFNSAEDAFEFLAAEAVDVVLMDINMPEMNGIDATEIIKKKYPETQIIAISNHNEESIALRMLKAGAMGYLLKNVSTDELIEGIKAVVRGEQVLSKEMSFILSNKKDHIPSVSQREREVLKLMAQGHTTAKIGEHMFISPLTVESHRRNLLQKFGVVNTASLIHKATEMKFI
- a CDS encoding enolase C-terminal domain-like protein encodes the protein MKRRTFLQALNVGMASAILYNGTGHAMTLTSLLDNKSQDKELSYHRIQEIKYSTVQMKYPRLVGKNARLDLHGYGPNVEICCITTDKGAMGWASLRGSRRDAEQIAKELLGKKVSEIFASDIGTLEARHIPFDMALHDLAGIILQKPVYQILGRKTPYLTDYYSGMIYFDDLEPSEKPAGIDRILEECRYDYEVGYRQFKLKIGRGYKWMPYKEGLQRDIDVTNAVAKAFPDCGILVDGNNGFSVDQFIQYLEGIPSVKLFWIEEPFHETVADYQKLRSYIKKTGRITLLADGEADPDPKLLQELFEKKLLDVHLTDIEGLGFTNWRKLMSELKKLSVQASPHAWGSLLKTYYTAHLTGGLGNTVTIEGVTSTSDDVDLSGYKIKNGQLVPPSNAGFGMPLLKKI
- a CDS encoding sensor histidine kinase, with the protein product MYKILLLFAYFLLSIGNTSAQSPEQLTQYSDSLYRQLQQIEDTEEKALALLDLSFFWSDYNTEKALHYVSASRKLLGDKANTDYYQGLLSFYLGAIQFDVDLAQAKKLYMQAENFLKGDIPTKSKISATHYRARLWGSYGALLQREGKAHEYVQVLIDKVIPMAKSIKDSTLWGNNLQNVAMALMNLQEYSKAEQYYNNALTLLHDRNAAAEQRFTLFVNAARNALLNNKYTHSRIFLDSASHTSKSVSASSYLPTYYSVEGSYWEKQRDFDLAHIYFEKALVGAKEQHNSDMVASILFSQSAAFQTANKPASAMKKLREVLPYIEKNPSLKNKEMVYYNLATTAVQLGAYQEAVKWFEKHKIVLDTLLADKGTALTLELEKKYQTSEKENELLRVKAAHQQQQLKMQRTRLFAGIFLLTSIILGMLSLIWYISSRNRKKLASQREKLNLFNAMVQGQERERSRIARDLHDGLGGMLASVKLKLSAVANREAKVQPQTDSAMDLYTIINQMDDSVNELRRIARNMMPESLLYMGLELSLRDLCNAMNQPQLKIDFQATNLQSDYPQSFLIAVYRIVQELLTNALKHSGATQIWVQCSEADHYFYITVEDNGKGFDPSMQDSKQGGIGLSNIRNRVDILNGRLEIDAAIGKGASFHIQFELIK